Proteins encoded within one genomic window of Triticum aestivum cultivar Chinese Spring chromosome 2D, IWGSC CS RefSeq v2.1, whole genome shotgun sequence:
- the LOC123049712 gene encoding uncharacterized protein: MRGSARSLVETATRQIKPGNGLARVMTITTPKKHEKEISPTESALPKDENVEPLVAFSRPPPLPPVLGPLIALSLFQTSSSDEDSK, from the exons ATGAGGGGAAGCGCGAGGTCTCTAGTTGAAACCGCAACCAGACAAATCAAACCTGGCAATGGACTCGCAA GGGTGATGACGATTACCACTCCCAAGAAGCACGAGAAGGAGATCAGCCCTACTGAATCTGCCCTCCCAAAGGATGAAAACGTCGAGCCCCTCGTCGCTTTCAGCCGGCCGCCTCCTTTGCCACCGGTTCTAGGCCCCTTGATCGCGCTCTCGCTTTTTCAGACTTCTTCTAGTGATGAGGACAGCAAATGA